In Methylovirgula sp., a single genomic region encodes these proteins:
- a CDS encoding Crp/Fnr family transcriptional regulator, with amino-acid sequence MTSSRQTSVRIQKDSAKASFAEKVRVCDYCELRNRGFCSRLTDAQKAILADTARLVTVEPNKALFRQGDETENIYIVRNGLLRLYQRHLNGRRQVIGFAKPGDLLLSPLSERNEYSADALDPVCLCHFRRQDFIAFFQRDPAFSAALAIAIHEELTRARQQIALLGQKRAEPKVAQFLLALLESYAWRNVETTLVPVRVPQADIADFLGMTVETVNRTLARFARDAIISVAKRGIDFLDLRRLKQIAESY; translated from the coding sequence ATGACATCGAGTCGTCAGACAAGCGTGCGGATACAAAAGGATTCGGCAAAGGCATCGTTCGCAGAAAAGGTGCGCGTCTGTGACTATTGCGAACTCCGCAACAGAGGCTTTTGCAGCCGCCTCACCGATGCTCAAAAGGCCATCCTCGCGGACACCGCGCGGCTCGTGACCGTGGAACCAAACAAGGCGCTTTTCCGTCAAGGCGACGAAACGGAGAACATCTACATCGTGCGCAACGGCCTGTTGCGACTCTATCAGCGCCATCTCAACGGACGGCGGCAAGTGATCGGCTTCGCCAAGCCCGGCGATCTGCTGCTCTCCCCCTTGAGCGAGCGTAACGAGTACAGCGCTGATGCCCTCGATCCCGTTTGTCTTTGCCATTTTCGCCGCCAGGATTTCATTGCCTTTTTCCAGCGCGACCCCGCTTTTTCGGCCGCTTTGGCGATCGCGATCCATGAAGAGCTGACGCGCGCGCGCCAGCAAATTGCGCTCCTCGGCCAAAAACGCGCCGAGCCAAAAGTGGCGCAATTCCTTCTCGCTCTGCTTGAAAGCTATGCGTGGCGCAATGTTGAGACAACGCTTGTGCCTGTGCGCGTTCCGCAAGCCGACATTGCCGATTTTCTCGGGATGACCGTGGAGACAGTGAACCGCACGCTGGCGCGCTTCGCCCGCGATGCGATCATCAGCGTCGCCAAACGCGGCATCGATTTCCTTGACCTGCGGCGACTCAAACAGATCGCCGAAAGCTATTAG
- a CDS encoding TIGR01620 family protein, giving the protein MIARTALATEAKLKPQAFRLDKGQGIAEPPHEAFTLEPVEDFVGAEAATAAALDPAERAVESAQRRGITRSALISWGGLFFSAASGFVLVALGNWVFELVADLFSRSKALGYAAVGLGGLALLALAVMAGREIWSIGRQSKIAHMHMSFAAARAADDRDPARRLVTELVSLQSKRGSSAAVRANLLDLTKEIVDGRDLIDIAERDLIRPLDREVSREIATAAKRVSMVTAISPRALVDVIFVAAQALRLVRRISEIYGGRPGFFGFLKLIRSVGAHLAITGGVAIGDSLIQQVVGHGIAAKLSARLGEGVLNGMLTARIGLSAMAVCRPMPFAIESPPGIGDVAPFLFQSDKKAAEDARKG; this is encoded by the coding sequence ATGATTGCGAGAACGGCTTTGGCGACCGAAGCGAAATTGAAACCTCAGGCTTTTCGGCTCGACAAAGGGCAGGGGATCGCCGAGCCCCCGCACGAGGCGTTTACGCTCGAACCGGTCGAGGATTTTGTCGGGGCCGAAGCCGCGACCGCGGCAGCGCTCGACCCGGCCGAGCGCGCTGTCGAATCGGCGCAACGTCGTGGCATCACCCGCAGCGCGCTCATTTCCTGGGGCGGCCTGTTCTTTTCGGCGGCGAGCGGTTTCGTCCTCGTCGCCTTGGGCAACTGGGTCTTTGAGCTTGTCGCGGATCTCTTTTCGCGATCGAAGGCCTTGGGCTATGCGGCCGTCGGTCTCGGCGGCTTGGCGCTTCTTGCGCTTGCCGTCATGGCCGGGCGCGAAATCTGGAGCATCGGCCGCCAAAGCAAGATCGCCCATATGCATATGAGTTTTGCCGCGGCCCGCGCTGCCGACGATCGCGATCCGGCGCGTCGCCTCGTGACCGAACTCGTCAGCCTGCAATCAAAGCGCGGATCGAGCGCCGCCGTGCGTGCCAATCTTCTCGATCTCACCAAGGAGATCGTTGATGGCCGAGACCTGATCGACATCGCCGAGCGCGATCTCATTCGGCCGCTCGATCGGGAGGTCTCGCGTGAGATTGCGACCGCCGCGAAGCGTGTTTCGATGGTGACTGCGATTTCGCCGCGCGCACTTGTCGATGTGATCTTTGTCGCCGCGCAGGCGTTGCGTCTTGTTCGTCGAATTTCGGAAATCTACGGCGGACGGCCCGGTTTCTTTGGGTTTCTCAAACTCATCCGCTCGGTCGGCGCGCATCTCGCTATCACAGGCGGCGTCGCCATCGGCGATTCGCTCATTCAGCAGGTGGTCGGCCACGGCATTGCCGCCAAATTGTCGGCGCGTCTGGGCGAGGGCGTTCTCAACGGCATGTTGACCGCGCGCATCGGCCTGTCGGCGATGGCCGTCTGCCGGCCGATGCCATTCGCGATCGAATCGCCGCCGGGCATCGGCGATGTCGCGCCGTTTCTCTTTCAGTCCGACAAGAAGGCCGCCGAAGATGCGCGAAAAGGCTAA
- a CDS encoding YcjX family protein: protein MPSFADFLFDTGLAIQNLAESLSGRPLRLGVTGLSGAGKTIFLTALVQHLTLAARVATLGGKNPLPVFRVHAEGRLVRGAIQPQPDDAVPRFAYEDHIATLTGPGGDADKRAWPESTRRISELRLTLEFERDTGFGRRTSQLTIDLIDYPGEWLLDLPLLGKSYQRWSQDTLDASLTPARAPLAAEWRAYVTSLDAEAAADEGVAQKAAALFTAYLRACRAEPISASALPPGRFLMPGDLEGSPLLTFSPLPISEGSETDPQSLAGMMARRYDAYRNHVVRPFFRDHFARLDRQVVLVDVLAALNAGVSAVRDLEQALGDVLNAFRTGKNTLLTSLLRPRIDKILFAATKADHLNHVSHDRLEAILRRLTARAIARSENVGAIIDVVALAAVRATHEVNVGRGGAALPAVVGIPIAGERIGGEVFDGRTEAAIFPGELPRDPDAVFSGDMGIVDPHAADYRFVRFRPPIAARDAAGEALPLPHIRLDRALQFLLGDRFD, encoded by the coding sequence GTGCCCTCTTTCGCCGATTTTCTCTTCGATACCGGGCTCGCGATTCAGAACCTTGCCGAATCCCTATCCGGCCGTCCGTTGCGGCTCGGCGTCACTGGCCTGTCGGGCGCGGGCAAGACGATTTTCCTTACTGCGCTCGTGCAGCATCTGACTCTGGCCGCACGCGTCGCGACGCTGGGCGGCAAGAATCCACTGCCCGTCTTCCGGGTTCATGCGGAAGGTCGGTTGGTTCGCGGCGCCATCCAACCACAGCCCGACGATGCGGTGCCGCGCTTCGCCTACGAAGACCATATCGCGACGCTGACAGGGCCGGGCGGCGATGCCGACAAACGCGCGTGGCCCGAGTCGACCCGCCGCATTTCCGAACTGCGGCTGACGCTCGAATTCGAACGTGACACCGGGTTCGGCCGGCGGACATCGCAGTTAACGATCGACCTCATCGATTATCCCGGCGAATGGCTGCTCGATCTGCCACTTCTCGGCAAATCCTATCAACGCTGGTCGCAGGATACGCTTGACGCGAGCCTGACTCCGGCGCGCGCGCCACTGGCGGCCGAATGGCGCGCCTATGTCACGAGTCTCGACGCCGAGGCTGCCGCGGACGAGGGTGTCGCGCAGAAGGCAGCGGCGCTGTTCACGGCCTATCTTCGCGCCTGCCGCGCCGAACCGATCTCCGCATCGGCGTTGCCACCAGGGCGTTTCCTAATGCCGGGCGATCTTGAAGGCTCGCCGCTGCTGACGTTTTCGCCGCTGCCGATCAGCGAAGGCAGCGAAACCGATCCGCAATCGCTCGCCGGCATGATGGCACGCCGCTACGATGCCTATCGCAATCATGTGGTGCGGCCGTTCTTTCGCGATCATTTCGCAAGACTCGACCGGCAAGTCGTGCTCGTCGATGTGCTGGCGGCGCTGAACGCTGGCGTTTCCGCCGTGCGCGATCTCGAACAGGCGCTCGGCGACGTTCTCAATGCTTTCCGTACCGGCAAGAATACATTGCTGACGAGTTTGCTGCGACCGCGGATCGACAAAATTCTTTTCGCCGCCACCAAGGCCGATCATTTGAATCATGTGAGCCACGATCGCCTGGAGGCGATCCTGCGACGGCTGACGGCGCGTGCCATTGCTCGGTCAGAGAACGTTGGTGCAATTATCGATGTTGTCGCGCTCGCGGCGGTGCGCGCCACGCATGAAGTCAATGTCGGTCGCGGCGGTGCGGCTTTGCCGGCTGTCGTCGGTATTCCGATTGCCGGCGAGCGCATCGGCGGCGAGGTCTTCGATGGCCGCACGGAAGCGGCGATTTTCCCCGGCGAATTGCCGCGCGATCCGGATGCTGTTTTCTCCGGCGATATGGGAATCGTCGATCCGCATGCGGCGGATTACCGTTTCGTGCGCTTCCGGCCACCGATTGCGGCTCGGGACGCGGCCGGCGAGGCGTTGCCGCTGCCCCATATTAGGCTCGACCGCGCCTTGCAATTCCTGCTCGGCGACAGATTTGATTAA
- a CDS encoding histidine phosphatase family protein translates to MLRLAILRHAEAVPLTDESDADRELTPAGWEMAERMGRYFRDAGLRPDLALVSPAKRAKETFRGLERGAGVTFTVDFVGKLYSADLRTLEEVVAEAPGDAKFLLIVGHNPGLAELAHVLAGHGNKAELARMRGNFPAPALAVIDFDVDVWQKARRGVGQLEHFVTRLALAK, encoded by the coding sequence ATGCTGCGCCTAGCAATTTTGCGTCATGCCGAAGCAGTGCCGCTCACAGACGAATCGGATGCGGATCGGGAATTGACCCCCGCGGGCTGGGAAATGGCCGAGCGGATGGGCCGCTATTTCCGCGATGCGGGATTGCGGCCGGACCTTGCTTTGGTCTCACCCGCAAAGCGCGCCAAAGAAACTTTCCGCGGCCTCGAACGGGGCGCGGGTGTGACGTTCACGGTAGATTTCGTCGGCAAGCTCTATAGCGCCGATCTCCGCACTTTGGAGGAGGTGGTGGCTGAAGCGCCCGGAGATGCCAAATTTCTTCTCATCGTCGGCCACAATCCAGGCCTTGCCGAACTGGCGCATGTCTTGGCCGGGCACGGCAACAAGGCGGAACTTGCGCGGATGCGCGGCAATTTTCCCGCGCCGGCGCTGGCCGTGATCGATTTTGACGTCGATGTCTGGCAAAAGGCGCGTCGCGGCGTGGGCCAACTCGAACATTTCGTCACACGCCTCGCGCTCGCCAAATGA
- a CDS encoding aminotransferase class IV codes for MFWFNGAIQEQPVVSFDLTDRGLNLGDGVFDTSLARNGHIFRRKSHIDRMADAAEILGIPFDEMAAGTALDALAEAIGDGAVRLTLTRGPGPRGLSFPKNPAPLLYGAAAAMHMPLFPVLKLGTTSIRRNETSPASRIKALPYLDSVLALEQASARGADEVLFENTHSRVACLATANIFAIFGRQLVTPPLSDGALAGTTRAFVLSKAHGLHFDVAERSLPLEKFSRADALFATSSLRLIAPCSQLDAITYPSEANEIVMELQASIKEVIASECGRF; via the coding sequence GTGTTCTGGTTTAATGGTGCGATACAAGAGCAGCCGGTCGTTTCCTTCGATTTGACGGATCGCGGACTCAACCTTGGCGACGGCGTGTTCGATACATCGCTGGCGCGTAACGGCCACATTTTTCGTCGCAAGTCGCATATCGATCGGATGGCGGACGCGGCCGAGATTCTTGGCATTCCTTTCGACGAAATGGCCGCCGGGACGGCCCTCGATGCGCTCGCCGAGGCTATCGGCGACGGCGCGGTTCGGTTGACACTGACGCGCGGGCCAGGCCCACGCGGGCTATCATTCCCGAAAAATCCCGCGCCGCTTCTCTATGGCGCGGCCGCAGCGATGCACATGCCGCTGTTCCCGGTTTTGAAACTTGGTACGACATCGATCCGCCGCAACGAGACGTCGCCGGCCTCGCGCATCAAAGCGTTGCCTTATCTCGATTCCGTGCTGGCGCTGGAACAGGCTTCCGCGCGCGGCGCCGACGAGGTTTTGTTCGAGAATACGCATAGCCGCGTGGCTTGCCTCGCAACCGCGAACATCTTTGCCATTTTCGGCCGTCAGCTCGTAACCCCGCCGCTGAGCGACGGCGCGCTCGCCGGAACCACACGCGCTTTCGTCCTTTCCAAGGCGCACGGTTTGCACTTCGATGTCGCCGAGCGTTCGCTGCCGTTGGAGAAATTCTCCCGTGCCGATGCCCTGTTTGCGACCAGCAGCCTGCGGCTGATCGCCCCGTGCAGCCAGCTCGATGCCATCACCTATCCCTCCGAGGCGAACGAGATCGTGATGGAATTGCAGGCCTCGATCAAAGAGGTGATTGCGAGCGAATGCGGACGCTTTTAA
- a CDS encoding aminodeoxychorismate/anthranilate synthase component II, giving the protein MSNGVLVIDNYDSFVFNVARYFEELGRDVVVRRNDEIDVAEIRRAGPAAIVISPGPGTPRDAGISEAIVEELTGEIPILGVCLGHQAIGEVFGGRIEAAKRPLYGRTSRLTHSGKGLFEGLPQPLVVGRYHSLVVERTPALETNLSIDAVSEEGEIMALSHHTAAVYGVQFHPESILTEFGHALFANFLRLAMERKPRVLV; this is encoded by the coding sequence ATGAGCAATGGCGTCCTTGTCATCGACAATTACGATTCGTTCGTCTTCAACGTCGCCCGCTATTTCGAAGAGCTTGGGCGCGATGTCGTCGTGCGCCGCAATGATGAAATTGACGTCGCCGAAATCCGCCGTGCCGGGCCTGCGGCCATTGTGATTTCACCAGGACCGGGAACGCCGCGCGATGCCGGCATTTCCGAGGCCATCGTTGAAGAATTGACTGGTGAGATTCCGATCCTCGGCGTTTGTCTTGGCCATCAGGCCATCGGCGAAGTCTTCGGCGGTAGAATAGAGGCAGCCAAGCGCCCGCTTTATGGCCGGACATCGCGGCTGACACATAGCGGCAAAGGTCTTTTCGAAGGATTGCCACAACCTTTGGTCGTTGGGCGCTATCATTCGCTAGTCGTTGAACGCACGCCAGCGCTCGAAACCAACCTTTCGATTGATGCTGTGTCCGAGGAAGGCGAGATTATGGCGCTCTCGCATCACACTGCGGCGGTTTATGGCGTCCAGTTTCATCCGGAATCAATTTTGACCGAATTTGGCCACGCTCTTTTCGCTAATTTCTTGCGTCTCGCTATGGAAAGAAAGCCGCGTGTTCTGGTTTAA